The proteins below are encoded in one region of Festucalex cinctus isolate MCC-2025b chromosome 2, RoL_Fcin_1.0, whole genome shotgun sequence:
- the LOC144013855 gene encoding tubulin alpha chain-like isoform X2: MGNTCWELYCLEHGIQPDGHMHEVRPAGASDDSFTTFFSETGTGKYVPRAIFVDLEPTVIDEVRTGTYRQLFHPEQLISGKEDAANNYARGHYTVGKEHIDSVLGRIRKLSDQCTGLQGFLVFHSFGGGTGSGFTSLLMERLSVDFGKKSKLEFAIYPAPQVSTAVVEPYNSILTTHTTLEHSDCAFMVDNEAIYDICRRNLDIDRPSYTNLNRLISQIVSSITASLRFDGALNVDLTEFQTNLVPYPRIHFPLATYAPVISAEKAYHEQLTVAEITSSCFEPANQMVKCDPRHGKYMACCLLYRGDVVPKDVNVAISNIKTKRSIQFVDWCPTGFKVGINYQPPTVVPGGDLAKVQRAVCMLSNTTAIAEAWARLDHKFDLMYAKRAFVHWYVGEGMEEGEFSEAREDMAALEKDYEEVGIDSLEQDDEEGEEF, encoded by the exons ATGGGCAACACCTGCTGGGAGCTGTACTGCCTGGAGCACGGCATCCAGCCAGACGGCCACATGCACGAGGTCAGGCCCGCAGGAGCCTCTGATGATTCCTTCACCACTTTTTTTAGTGAGACCGGCACGGGCAAGTACGTTCCCAGAGCAATCTTTGTCGACCTGGAGCCCACCGTCATTG ATGAGGTGCGCACAGGTACATATCGTCAGCTCTTCCACCCTGAGCAGCTCATCTCTGGGAAGGAGGATGCCGCCAACAACTACGCACGTGGTCATTACACGGTTGGAAAGGAGCACATTGACTCTGTCCTGGGCAGGATCCGCAAGTTG TCTGACCAGTGCACTGGCCTCCAAGGGTTCCTTGTGTTCCACTCCTTTGGAGGAGGAACCGGCTCTGGATTCACTTCTCTGTTGATGGAACGTCTCTCAGTGGACTTTGGCAAGAAGTCCAAGCTGGAGTTCGCCATCTATCCGGCTCCTCAGGTGTCGACTGCTGTGGTGGAGCCGTACAACTCCATTCTGACAACACACACCACTCTGGAGCACTCGGACTGCGCCTTCATGGTGGACAACGAGGCCATCTACGATATCTGCCGCAGGAACCTGGACATAGACCGTCCATCGTACACCAACCTGAATCGACTCATCAGTCAGATCGTCTCCTCCATCACCGCCTCGCTGCGCTTCGACGGAGCCCTGAACGTGGACCTGACCGAGTTTCAGACCAACCTGGTGCCCTACCCGCGCATCCACTTCCCTCTGGCGACCTACGCCCCCGTCATCTCGGCGGAGAAGGCGTACCACGAGCAGCTGACCGTGGCGGAGATCACCAGCTCCTGCTTCGAACCGGCCAATCAGATGGTGAAATGCGACCCTCGGCACGGCAAGTACATGGCGTGCTGTCTGCTGTACCGCGGCGACGTCGTGCCCAAAGATGTCAACGTGGCTATCAGCAACATCAAAACCAAGCGCTCCATCCAGTTTGTTGACTGGTGTCCCACCGGCTTCAAGGTGGGCATCAACTACCAGCCTCCCACTGTGGTTCCAGGAGGGGACCTGGCCAAGGTCCAGAGGGCCGTGTGCATGCTGAGCAACACCACGGCCATCGCCGAGGCCTGGGCCCGACTGGACCACAAGTTTGACCTGATGTACGCCAAGAGGGCCTTTGTGCACTGGTATGTCGGCGAGGGGATGGAGGAGGGCGAGTTCTCCGAGGCCAGGGAGGACATGGCTGCCCTGGAGAAAGACTACGAGGAGGTGGGTATCGACTCTTTGGAGCAAGACGATGAAGAAGGGGAGGAGTTTTAG
- the LOC144013855 gene encoding tubulin alpha chain-like isoform X1, translated as MSLNMNQLCLNVGKPRKHAGLTQALEDQTLTPPKKSRKCALRVEANLGGNATAGPGSTPASAPCVHCEDHLVLTFIFTKKDIVNDRMRECISIHVGQAGVQMGNTCWELYCLEHGIQPDGHMHEVRPAGASDDSFTTFFSETGTGKYVPRAIFVDLEPTVIDEVRTGTYRQLFHPEQLISGKEDAANNYARGHYTVGKEHIDSVLGRIRKLSDQCTGLQGFLVFHSFGGGTGSGFTSLLMERLSVDFGKKSKLEFAIYPAPQVSTAVVEPYNSILTTHTTLEHSDCAFMVDNEAIYDICRRNLDIDRPSYTNLNRLISQIVSSITASLRFDGALNVDLTEFQTNLVPYPRIHFPLATYAPVISAEKAYHEQLTVAEITSSCFEPANQMVKCDPRHGKYMACCLLYRGDVVPKDVNVAISNIKTKRSIQFVDWCPTGFKVGINYQPPTVVPGGDLAKVQRAVCMLSNTTAIAEAWARLDHKFDLMYAKRAFVHWYVGEGMEEGEFSEAREDMAALEKDYEEVGIDSLEQDDEEGEEF; from the exons atgagtttaaatatgaatcagctgtgtttgaACGTggggaaacctcgaaaacatgctggactcactcaggccctcgaggaccagacttTGACACCACCGAA GAAATCCAGGAAGTGTGCTCTCAGAGTGGAGGCCAATCTGGGTGGAAATGCTACTGCAGGGCCAGGCTCCACCCCTGCCTCCGCCCCCTGT GTACACTGTGAGGACCATCtggttttaacttttatttttacaaaaaaggaTATTGTAAACGACAGAATG CGCGAGTGCATCTCCATCCACGTTGGTCAGGCTGGCGTCCAGATGGGCAACACCTGCTGGGAGCTGTACTGCCTGGAGCACGGCATCCAGCCAGACGGCCACATGCACGAGGTCAGGCCCGCAGGAGCCTCTGATGATTCCTTCACCACTTTTTTTAGTGAGACCGGCACGGGCAAGTACGTTCCCAGAGCAATCTTTGTCGACCTGGAGCCCACCGTCATTG ATGAGGTGCGCACAGGTACATATCGTCAGCTCTTCCACCCTGAGCAGCTCATCTCTGGGAAGGAGGATGCCGCCAACAACTACGCACGTGGTCATTACACGGTTGGAAAGGAGCACATTGACTCTGTCCTGGGCAGGATCCGCAAGTTG TCTGACCAGTGCACTGGCCTCCAAGGGTTCCTTGTGTTCCACTCCTTTGGAGGAGGAACCGGCTCTGGATTCACTTCTCTGTTGATGGAACGTCTCTCAGTGGACTTTGGCAAGAAGTCCAAGCTGGAGTTCGCCATCTATCCGGCTCCTCAGGTGTCGACTGCTGTGGTGGAGCCGTACAACTCCATTCTGACAACACACACCACTCTGGAGCACTCGGACTGCGCCTTCATGGTGGACAACGAGGCCATCTACGATATCTGCCGCAGGAACCTGGACATAGACCGTCCATCGTACACCAACCTGAATCGACTCATCAGTCAGATCGTCTCCTCCATCACCGCCTCGCTGCGCTTCGACGGAGCCCTGAACGTGGACCTGACCGAGTTTCAGACCAACCTGGTGCCCTACCCGCGCATCCACTTCCCTCTGGCGACCTACGCCCCCGTCATCTCGGCGGAGAAGGCGTACCACGAGCAGCTGACCGTGGCGGAGATCACCAGCTCCTGCTTCGAACCGGCCAATCAGATGGTGAAATGCGACCCTCGGCACGGCAAGTACATGGCGTGCTGTCTGCTGTACCGCGGCGACGTCGTGCCCAAAGATGTCAACGTGGCTATCAGCAACATCAAAACCAAGCGCTCCATCCAGTTTGTTGACTGGTGTCCCACCGGCTTCAAGGTGGGCATCAACTACCAGCCTCCCACTGTGGTTCCAGGAGGGGACCTGGCCAAGGTCCAGAGGGCCGTGTGCATGCTGAGCAACACCACGGCCATCGCCGAGGCCTGGGCCCGACTGGACCACAAGTTTGACCTGATGTACGCCAAGAGGGCCTTTGTGCACTGGTATGTCGGCGAGGGGATGGAGGAGGGCGAGTTCTCCGAGGCCAGGGAGGACATGGCTGCCCTGGAGAAAGACTACGAGGAGGTGGGTATCGACTCTTTGGAGCAAGACGATGAAGAAGGGGAGGAGTTTTAG